The Plasmodium knowlesi strain H genome assembly, chromosome: 5 genome has a window encoding:
- a CDS encoding phosphopantothenoylcysteine decarboxylase, putative gives MNLLIGVSASVAAIKLGEVKKRIKERCAESNLDVEIKYVATTLAYDNFLKPLDFDEKVLLDKDEWAWQKMGDDILHVELRKWADLFVICPMDANTLASVSSGACPNLLTCICRCWDFKKPMLVFPCMNTHMYEHPVTREQMKRIMSWGVQVVEPVEKLLACGDYGIGALPPVEDVVGEIVKYIKRHHLEVEKKKIHTTQVC, from the exons ATGAACCTCCTCATTGGTGTTAGTGCAAGTGTCGCCGCCATCAAACTTGGTGAAGTGAAAAAACGTATAAAGGAAAGGTGCGCCGAGAGCAACCTGGACgtggaaataaaatacgTGGCGACCACTCTGGCATATGACAATTTTCTGAAACCACTAGACTTTGATGAAAAGGTTCTTTTGGATAAGGACGAGTGGGCATGGCAAAAGATGGGGGATGATATTTTGCATGTCGAGCTGAGGAAGTGGGCCGATCTCTTCGTCATTTGCCCGATGGATGCAAACACACTGGCGTCTGTGTCTTCCGGGGCTTGCCCCAACCTCCTG ACCTGCATCTGCCGGTGCTGGGATTTCAAGAAGCCAATGCTCGTATTCCCCTGTATGAACACGCACATGTACGAGCATCCCGTGACGCGAGAGCAGATGAAGCGGATAATGTCCTGGGGCGTGCAGGTCGTGGAGCCAGTGGAGAAGCTCCTCGCTTGCGGAGACTACG GAATAGGAGCTCTGCCCCCCGTGGAGGACGTCGTTGGAGAGATCGTCAAGTACATAAAAAGGCACCACCTcgaggtggagaaaaaaaaaattcacactaCGCAGGTGTGCTGA
- a CDS encoding ribosome assembly protein RRB1, putative, producing the protein MNEKLDVDEEAYDMLFSPVTPWPCLSFDFILSKPAGAHPSVGDAKKKGFFSPLTYPLQVTCVAGSQAAKKSQNEIYLLRWDNLNKLKDGDDSDDDSDDDSDDSNDDNNNDDKNDDGDNDKGGSGGPAPGNSLGEKRQKGKGNSKEVDSLCVESKKEQVVCKAIQHPYGGLNRIKTCKKINSLIATWCEDSKVYIYELSEEIKHLDERPYNEEVVKKALHVFDGHTSEGFSLDWNPVYAAKLLSGDNDGNLFLWLPDNSDKWTYERCTMEVPTNQSKDKNGGKGKGRKKHSIEDIQWSKGGNGFGHVFAMCSSDKSVSIIDTRDLKNQNKTDGRNNTHIQIPDAHSSDVNVISWNEHVNFLIASGGDDSLVKIWDIRNVSNSVGALKFHRKSISAVSWDHSDTYVILASSLDDCISIWDLSVETESLEFGLSKYPDQLLFEHQNQKFITDAKFHPLHPGVVVSTSSDNFNIFKPCNV; encoded by the coding sequence atgaatgaaaaactGGACGTGGATGAGGAGGCATACGACATGCTATTCAGCCCGGTGACACCGTGGCCTTGCCTATCCTTCGACTTCATTTTGAGCAAACCTGCTGGAGCCCACCCCTCGGTAGGAGATGCCAAGAAGAagggttttttttcccccttgacGTACCCACTCCAGGTAACTTGTGTAGCAGGGAGCCAAGCTGCAAAGAAGAGTCAAAATGAAATCTACCTCCTCAGGTGGGATAAcctgaacaaattaaaggaTGGAGATGATAGCGACGATGATAGTGACGATGATAGTGACGACAGCAATGATGACAACAACAACGATGATAAGAATGATGATGGCGATAATGATAAGGGTGGTAGTGGCGGGCCCGCGCCAGGCAACTCGTTGGGGGAGAAACGACAAAAAGGTAAAGGAAACTCAAAGGAAGTGGACAGTCTGTGTGTAGAGAGTAAGAAGGAACAAGTCGTTTGTAAAGCGATCCAACACCCATACGGAGGATTAAACAGAATAAagacatgcaaaaaaataaactctCTTATTGCAACCTGGTGTGAAGACAGTAAGGTATATATCTATGAATTATCGGAAGAGATAAAACATTTAGATGAGCGTCCATACAATGAAGAAGTTGTGAAAAAGGCACTGCATGTGTTTGATGGCCACACCAGTGAAGGGTTCAGTTTGGATTGGAACCCCGTTTACGCGGCCAAACTGTTAAGTGGAGATAATGATGGAAACCTCTTTCTGTGGTTGCCCGATAATAGTGATAAATGGACATATGAACGGTGCACTATGGAGGTTCCCACTAACCAGAGCAAGGACAAgaatggaggaaaaggaaaaggaagaaagaaacacAGTATCGAAGATATTCAGTGGagcaaaggaggaaatggatTCGGACATGTATTTGCCATGTGTTCCTCAGACAAAAGTGTAAGTATAATAGATACACGCGATTTAAAGAATCAAAACAAAACAGACGGAAGGAAtaacacacatatacaaatacCAGATGCCCATTCATCAGATGTTAATGTCATTTCGTGGAATGAACATGTCAATTTTTTGATAGCCTCAGGAGGGGATGATTCTCTTGTAAAAATATGGGATATAAGAAACGTTTCCAATTCTGTAGGTGCATTAAAATTTCACAGAAAATCCATTTCTGCAGTTTCCTGGGATCATAGTGATACTTATGTGATTTTGGCTTCAAGTTTGGATGACTGCATTTCCATTTGGGATCTCTCCGTTGAGACAGAGTCCTTAGAGTTTGGTCTGTCGAAGTATCCTGATCAACTTTTGTTCGAACATCAAAATCAAAAGTTCATCACAGATGCCAAGTTCCACCCCCTCCACCCAGGAGTCGTCGTCTCTACGTCCAGTGACAactttaacatttttaagcCTTGCAATGTGTAG